The following coding sequences lie in one Streptomyces sp. NBC_00510 genomic window:
- a CDS encoding ATP-dependent RecD-like DNA helicase, translating into MGELRLAVVEGVLERITYANEENGYTVARVDTGRGAGDLLTVVGSLLGAQPGESLRMEGRWGSHPQYGKQFTVENYTTVLPATIQGIRRYLGSGLIKGIGPRIAERIVEHFGTDTLEVIEREPARLVEVPGLGPKRTKLIGAAWEEQKAIKEVMVFLQGVGVSTSIAVRIYKEYGDSSISVVKNQPYRLAADVWGIGFLTADRIARAVGIPHDSPERVKAGLQYALSQATDSGNCFLPEEQLLSDAVKLLQVDIGLVIDCLAELAGEEGVVIEPVPAPDGGGDPVRAVYLVPFHRAEISLAGSLLRLLRGTEDRMPGFRDVDWDKALTWLAERTGADLAPEQQQAVRLALTEKVAVLTGGPGCGKSFTVRSVVALAQAKKAKVVLAAPTGRAAKRLAELTGAEASTVHRLLELKPGGDAAYDRERPLDADLVVVDEASMLDLLLANKLVKAVPPGAHLLFVGDVDQLPSVGAGEVLRDLLAEGGPVPSVRLTRIFRQAQESGVVTNAHRINSGAHPVTQGLDDFFLFVEEDGEETARLTVDVAARRIPRRFGLDPRRDVQVLAPMHRGPAGAGVLNGLLQQAVTPARPDLPERRFGGRTFRVGDKVTQIRNNYEKGANGVFNGTVGVVTSLDAVEQRLTVLTDEDEEIPYDFDELDELAHAYAVTIHRSQGSEYPAVVIPVTTGAWMMLQRNLLYTAVTRAKRLVVLVGSRKAIGQAVRTVSAGRRFTALDHRLTRAAR; encoded by the coding sequence GTGGGGGAGTTGAGACTGGCCGTCGTCGAGGGCGTCCTCGAACGGATCACGTACGCCAACGAGGAGAACGGGTACACGGTCGCCCGGGTCGACACCGGTCGCGGCGCCGGCGATCTGCTGACCGTGGTCGGCTCGCTGCTCGGCGCCCAGCCGGGCGAGTCGCTGCGCATGGAGGGCCGTTGGGGCTCCCATCCGCAGTACGGCAAGCAGTTCACCGTGGAGAACTACACCACCGTCCTCCCGGCCACGATCCAGGGCATACGGCGCTACCTCGGCTCCGGGCTGATCAAGGGCATCGGCCCGCGGATCGCCGAGCGGATCGTCGAGCACTTCGGCACCGACACCCTGGAGGTCATCGAGCGGGAGCCCGCGCGGCTGGTGGAGGTCCCGGGCCTGGGCCCCAAGCGCACCAAGCTGATCGGCGCCGCCTGGGAGGAGCAGAAGGCCATCAAGGAGGTCATGGTCTTCCTCCAGGGCGTCGGCGTGTCCACCTCGATCGCGGTGCGGATCTACAAGGAGTACGGGGACTCCTCGATCTCCGTGGTGAAGAACCAGCCCTACCGGCTGGCGGCCGACGTCTGGGGCATCGGCTTCCTCACCGCCGACCGCATCGCGCGGGCCGTCGGCATCCCGCACGACAGCCCCGAGCGCGTCAAGGCCGGTCTCCAGTACGCCCTGTCGCAGGCGACCGACAGCGGCAACTGCTTCCTGCCCGAGGAGCAACTGCTGTCGGACGCGGTGAAACTGCTCCAGGTGGACATCGGGTTGGTCATCGACTGCCTCGCGGAGCTGGCCGGCGAGGAGGGCGTGGTCATCGAGCCCGTGCCCGCCCCCGACGGCGGTGGCGACCCGGTGCGCGCGGTGTACCTGGTGCCCTTCCACCGGGCGGAGATCTCCCTGGCCGGCTCGCTGCTGCGGCTGCTGCGCGGCACGGAGGACCGGATGCCCGGCTTCCGTGACGTGGACTGGGACAAGGCGCTGACCTGGCTCGCCGAGCGGACGGGCGCGGACCTCGCCCCCGAACAGCAGCAGGCGGTGCGGCTGGCGCTCACCGAGAAGGTCGCCGTGCTGACCGGCGGGCCGGGCTGCGGCAAGTCCTTCACCGTCAGGTCCGTGGTGGCCCTGGCGCAGGCGAAGAAGGCCAAGGTCGTACTGGCCGCGCCCACCGGCAGGGCGGCCAAGCGGCTGGCCGAGCTCACCGGGGCCGAGGCCTCGACGGTCCACCGGCTGCTGGAGCTCAAGCCGGGCGGAGACGCCGCGTACGACCGGGAGCGGCCCCTCGACGCCGACCTGGTCGTCGTCGACGAGGCCTCGATGCTCGACCTGCTGCTGGCGAACAAGCTGGTCAAGGCCGTGCCGCCGGGGGCCCACCTGCTCTTCGTCGGTGACGTCGACCAGCTGCCCAGCGTCGGCGCCGGCGAGGTGCTGCGCGATCTGCTGGCCGAGGGCGGCCCGGTCCCGTCGGTCCGGCTGACCCGCATCTTCCGGCAGGCCCAGGAGTCCGGCGTGGTGACCAACGCGCACCGGATCAACTCCGGAGCGCACCCGGTCACCCAGGGGCTGGACGACTTCTTCCTCTTCGTGGAGGAGGACGGCGAGGAGACGGCCCGGCTCACGGTGGACGTGGCGGCCCGCCGCATCCCGCGCCGGTTCGGCCTCGACCCGCGCCGTGACGTCCAGGTGCTCGCCCCCATGCACCGCGGCCCCGCGGGCGCCGGCGTGCTGAACGGGCTGCTGCAGCAGGCCGTCACCCCGGCCCGCCCCGACCTGCCGGAGCGGCGCTTCGGCGGCCGCACCTTCCGCGTGGGCGACAAGGTGACGCAGATCAGGAACAACTATGAAAAAGGCGCCAATGGAGTCTTCAATGGAACGGTGGGGGTCGTCACCTCCCTGGACGCCGTGGAGCAGCGGCTCACCGTACTGACCGACGAGGACGAGGAGATCCCTTACGACTTCGACGAGCTGGACGAGCTGGCGCACGCCTACGCGGTGACGATCCACCGGTCACAGGGCAGCGAGTATCCCGCCGTGGTGATCCCTGTCACCACCGGGGCGTGGATGATGCTCCAGCGGAACCTGCTGTATACCGCCGTTACCCGGGCAAAGCGATTGGTCGTGCTCGTGGGTTCGCGCAAGGCGATCGGCCAAGCGGTGCGCACCGTCTCCGCAGGCAGACGCTTCACGGCACTCGACCACCGGCTGACTCGGGCGGCAAGATAG
- a CDS encoding sugar ABC transporter ATP-binding protein, whose amino-acid sequence MEGVRKVFPGVVALDGVDFDLRGGEVHVLLGENGAGKSTLIKMLSGANRPDGGRILVDGAEVRIHGAQDAEKLGIATIYQEFNLVPALSVAENIFLGRQPRRLGLVNRKQMNADAAALLARVGVDVDPRTPVSELGIARLQMVEIAKALSLETRVLIMDEPTAVLTSEEVDKLFRIVRKLREDGVGIVFITHHLEEIAALGDRVTVLRDGRSVSQVPASTPEDELVRLMVGRSIEQQYPRERAEAGAPLLRVEGLTRGGVFHDVSFEVRAGEVVGLAGLVGAGRTEVVRAVFGADPYDSGTVEVLGKRLRRHDVNAAMDAGIGLVPEDRKGQGLVLDATIQENLGLVTLGRATRAGFVDRAGQRKAADRISGQLKVRMAGLHQHVRTLSGGNQQKIVIGKWLLADTKVLILDEPTRGIDVGAKVEIYQLVNQLTASGHAVLMISSDLPEVLGMSDRVLVMSQGRIAGELPSHEATQDSVMALAVGTAPTEGGNATATKDVEGSRGH is encoded by the coding sequence ATGGAGGGCGTCCGCAAGGTCTTCCCCGGTGTGGTGGCCCTCGACGGCGTCGACTTCGACCTGCGCGGAGGCGAGGTGCACGTCCTGCTCGGCGAGAACGGCGCGGGCAAGAGCACCCTGATCAAGATGCTCTCCGGCGCCAACCGCCCCGACGGGGGCCGGATCCTCGTCGACGGCGCGGAGGTGCGCATCCATGGTGCGCAGGACGCCGAGAAGCTGGGCATCGCGACCATCTACCAGGAGTTCAACCTCGTCCCGGCGCTGAGCGTCGCCGAGAACATCTTCCTGGGCCGCCAGCCGCGCCGACTCGGCCTGGTGAACCGCAAGCAGATGAACGCGGACGCCGCGGCCCTGCTGGCCCGGGTCGGCGTCGACGTCGACCCGCGCACCCCGGTCTCCGAACTGGGCATCGCCCGCCTGCAGATGGTGGAGATCGCCAAGGCGCTCAGCCTGGAGACGCGCGTCCTGATCATGGACGAGCCGACCGCGGTGCTCACCAGCGAGGAGGTCGACAAGCTCTTCCGGATCGTGCGCAAGCTGCGCGAGGACGGCGTCGGCATCGTCTTCATCACCCACCACCTGGAGGAGATCGCCGCGCTCGGCGACCGCGTGACCGTCCTGCGTGACGGCCGCAGCGTCTCCCAGGTGCCCGCGAGCACCCCCGAGGACGAACTGGTCCGGCTGATGGTGGGCCGCAGCATCGAGCAGCAGTACCCGCGCGAGCGCGCCGAAGCGGGCGCGCCCCTGCTGCGGGTCGAGGGCCTCACCCGGGGCGGCGTCTTCCACGACGTGAGCTTCGAGGTGCGGGCCGGCGAGGTCGTCGGCCTGGCCGGGCTCGTCGGCGCCGGGCGCACCGAGGTCGTCCGCGCGGTCTTCGGCGCCGACCCGTACGACTCCGGAACGGTCGAGGTGCTGGGCAAGCGGCTGCGCCGCCACGACGTCAACGCCGCCATGGACGCGGGCATCGGCCTGGTGCCGGAGGACCGCAAGGGCCAGGGCCTGGTGCTGGACGCCACCATCCAGGAGAACCTGGGGCTGGTCACGCTCGGCCGGGCCACCCGCGCCGGGTTCGTCGACCGGGCCGGGCAGCGCAAGGCGGCCGACCGGATCTCGGGGCAGCTCAAGGTCCGCATGGCCGGGCTGCACCAGCACGTACGCACCCTGTCGGGCGGCAACCAGCAGAAGATCGTCATCGGCAAGTGGCTGCTGGCCGACACCAAGGTGCTCATCCTCGACGAGCCGACCCGGGGCATCGACGTCGGCGCCAAGGTCGAGATCTACCAACTCGTCAACCAGCTCACGGCCTCCGGCCACGCGGTGCTGATGATCTCCAGCGACCTCCCCGAGGTGCTGGGCATGAGCGACCGCGTCCTGGTGATGTCCCAGGGCCGGATCGCCGGTGAACTCCCCTCGCACGAGGCCACCCAGGACTCCGTCATGGCCCTGGCCGTCGGCACAGCGCCCACCGAGGGCGGCAACGCAACAGCAACGAAGGATGTGGAGGGCTCCCGTGGCCACTGA
- a CDS encoding LacI family transcriptional regulator produces the protein MASIKDVASRAGVSVATVSRVLNDHPAVRPGTRTRVLEAVAELGYRPNAVARSLRTDQTRTLGLVISDVLNPFFTELARSVEDEARALGYSVIIGNADERPEQQDHHIRTLLDRRIDGLLVSPTDGGSPLILDAVLAGTPMVFVDRWIPGVGNDVPVIRTDGCDAVRDLVAHLHGLGHRRLAIIAGPAATTTGRERVRAFREALAAFGLQLPDEYIGQGDFQADSGRRATARFLDLPVPPDVVFAADNLMALGAMDEIRARGLRVPDDIALAAFDDIPWFLHTDPPITAIAQPTGELGRAAVRSLIDRVEGRPAPSVTVSARLVVRRSCGASEGSSR, from the coding sequence GTGGCGAGCATCAAGGACGTGGCATCACGCGCGGGTGTCTCCGTCGCGACGGTCTCCCGCGTGCTCAATGACCACCCGGCGGTCCGCCCGGGCACCCGCACCCGGGTGCTGGAGGCCGTGGCCGAGCTCGGCTACCGGCCCAACGCGGTGGCGCGCTCGCTGCGCACCGACCAGACCCGGACCCTCGGCCTGGTCATCAGCGACGTGCTGAACCCCTTCTTCACCGAGCTCGCCCGCTCGGTGGAGGACGAGGCCAGGGCACTGGGCTACAGCGTGATCATCGGCAACGCCGACGAGCGGCCGGAGCAGCAGGACCACCACATCCGCACGCTGCTGGACCGCCGCATCGACGGACTGCTGGTCAGCCCCACCGACGGCGGTTCCCCCCTGATCCTGGACGCGGTGCTCGCCGGCACCCCGATGGTCTTCGTCGACCGCTGGATCCCCGGCGTCGGCAACGACGTCCCGGTGATCCGCACCGACGGCTGCGACGCGGTGCGCGACCTGGTCGCCCACCTCCACGGCCTGGGCCACCGCCGGCTGGCGATCATCGCGGGCCCCGCCGCGACCACCACGGGCCGCGAGCGGGTGCGGGCCTTCCGTGAGGCGCTGGCCGCCTTCGGCCTGCAGCTGCCCGACGAGTACATAGGCCAGGGCGACTTCCAGGCGGACAGCGGCCGCAGGGCCACCGCCCGCTTCCTGGACCTGCCGGTCCCGCCCGACGTGGTCTTCGCCGCGGACAACCTGATGGCGCTCGGCGCCATGGACGAGATCCGCGCCCGCGGCCTGCGCGTGCCCGACGACATCGCGCTCGCCGCCTTCGACGACATCCCGTGGTTCCTCCACACCGATCCGCCGATCACCGCCATCGCCCAGCCCACCGGCGAGCTCGGCCGCGCGGCCGTGCGCTCGCTGATCGACCGGGTGGAGGGCAGGCCGGCGCCGTCGGTCACCGTGTCCGCCCGTCTCGTAGTCCGCCGCTCCTGCGGCGCGTCCGAAGGGAGTTCCCGTTGA